A genomic region of Dictyoglomus sp. NZ13-RE01 contains the following coding sequences:
- a CDS encoding 50S ribosomal protein L1: MAKHGKRYLQLLTLIEPNKQYSLEEAVSLVKKLANAKFDETINLSVRLGVDPRHADQQVRGTVVLPYGTGKEKKVLVFAEGEKAQEAREAGADYVGGEDLVKQIEGGWLDFDVAIATPDIMGTLKIPSRLGKILGPRGLMPNPKSGTVTQDIYKTVKEYKSGKVEFRTDRYGIIHMPIGKASFSEEALLKNLVTALYTILKLKPATAKGQYFKSVYISPSMGPSIPIDTKNLTEVLRREEVA, from the coding sequence ATGGCAAAACATGGAAAAAGATATTTACAGCTTTTAACATTGATTGAGCCCAATAAGCAATATTCCTTGGAAGAAGCAGTTAGTCTGGTAAAGAAGTTGGCTAATGCTAAATTTGATGAAACTATTAATCTTTCTGTAAGATTAGGGGTTGATCCAAGACATGCGGATCAACAGGTAAGAGGTACAGTAGTCTTACCTTATGGGACTGGTAAGGAGAAGAAGGTTTTGGTTTTTGCTGAAGGAGAGAAGGCTCAGGAGGCAAGAGAAGCAGGAGCAGATTATGTAGGAGGAGAGGATTTAGTAAAACAGATTGAGGGAGGATGGTTAGATTTTGATGTAGCAATAGCAACACCAGATATTATGGGTACCTTAAAGATCCCTTCAAGGTTAGGAAAAATTTTAGGACCAAGAGGACTAATGCCCAATCCTAAGAGTGGTACTGTTACTCAAGATATATACAAAACGGTAAAAGAGTATAAGTCGGGGAAAGTTGAATTTAGAACAGATAGATACGGTATAATTCATATGCCCATTGGTAAGGCATCTTTTAGCGAGGAGGCATTATTGAAAAACTTAGTTACTGCTCTATATACAATTTTAAAGCTTAAGCCTGCTACTGCAAAGGGACAATACTTTAAGAGTGTTTATATATCCCCATCAATGGGACCTAGTATACCAATAGATACTAAGAATTTAACAGAAGTATTACGTAGGGAGGAAGTTGCCTAA
- a CDS encoding 50S ribosomal protein L10 encodes MPKPEKELKVEEIYEKLSKANSVIFTEFSGLTVADLTQLRAKLRGVGAEYRVVKNTLALRAFKKFMPSKNVEDYLVGPTAFTYCYNDPFTTLKILLDFSKEHEKLKLKGGIVEGELYNAEEIKALANLPPKEVLLSQLIGSISAPLTRLVMSLNWPVNKLVWTLNAIKNEKEKISE; translated from the coding sequence TTGCCGAAGCCAGAGAAAGAACTAAAAGTAGAGGAGATCTACGAAAAGCTTTCAAAAGCAAATAGTGTAATATTTACTGAGTTTAGTGGTCTAACGGTTGCAGATCTTACTCAGTTAAGGGCAAAGTTAAGAGGAGTTGGAGCAGAATACAGAGTTGTCAAAAATACGTTAGCATTAAGGGCTTTTAAGAAATTTATGCCCAGTAAGAACGTGGAGGACTATTTAGTTGGTCCCACAGCATTTACCTATTGTTATAATGATCCTTTTACTACATTAAAAATTTTGTTGGACTTTTCTAAAGAGCATGAGAAGTTAAAGCTCAAAGGTGGTATTGTTGAAGGAGAGTTATATAATGCTGAAGAGATAAAAGCTCTTGCAAACTTACCACCAAAAGAAGTTTTATTGTCACAATTAATAGGCAGTATAAGCGCTCCTTTAACAAGACTTGTTATGAGCTTAAACTGGCCTGTTAATAAATTAGTGTGGACTTTAAATGCTATTAAGAATGAAAAAGAAAAAATTTCAGAATAA
- a CDS encoding 50S ribosomal protein L7/L12: protein MNKEEIIQAIKEMKVLELVELVKALEEEFGVSAAMPVAAVATAAPGAAAAPVEEKTTFDVILKDAGPNKIKVLKVVREVTGLGLKEAKDLVDSTPKPVKEGVSKEEAEDIKKKLEAEGAVVEIK, encoded by the coding sequence ATGAACAAAGAGGAAATTATTCAGGCAATCAAAGAGATGAAAGTATTAGAGCTTGTAGAGTTAGTAAAAGCTTTAGAGGAAGAGTTTGGAGTAAGTGCAGCAATGCCTGTTGCAGCTGTTGCAACTGCTGCTCCTGGGGCAGCTGCAGCACCAGTTGAGGAAAAAACTACTTTTGATGTTATTCTAAAAGATGCAGGACCCAATAAGATAAAGGTACTAAAAGTTGTACGTGAGGTTACAGGACTTGGTTTAAAAGAAGCAAAGGACTTAGTAGATTCTACACCAAAGCCAGTTAAGGAAGGAGTAAGTAAAGAAGAAGCAGAAGATATTAAGAAGAAATTAGAAGCAGAGGGTGCAGTAGTAGAGATTAAGTAG
- the rplK gene encoding 50S ribosomal protein L11, translated as MPKKVVGKVKLNLTAGKATPAPPVGPALGQYGVNIMEFCKAYNAATAGQEGIIPVEITIYEDRSFTFVTKTPPASELLKKAVGAEKGSGEPNKNKIGKITKSKLREIAEIKMKDLNANDIEAAMRIIAGTARSMGIEIVEG; from the coding sequence TTGCCAAAAAAAGTAGTTGGTAAAGTTAAATTAAATTTGACTGCAGGGAAGGCAACACCAGCTCCACCTGTTGGACCTGCTTTAGGTCAATATGGAGTAAATATTATGGAATTTTGTAAGGCATATAATGCTGCTACTGCAGGACAAGAAGGAATCATTCCTGTAGAAATAACTATTTACGAAGATAGGAGTTTTACTTTTGTAACAAAAACACCCCCTGCTTCAGAACTTCTTAAGAAGGCTGTGGGAGCTGAAAAAGGCTCGGGAGAGCCAAATAAAAATAAGATTGGTAAAATAACAAAGAGCAAATTAAGAGAAATTGCAGAAATTAAAATGAAAGATTTGAATGCTAATGATATAGAAGCTGCTATGAGAATAATAGCAGGTACTGCAAGAAGTATGGGGATTGAGATTGTTGAAGGATAA
- the nusG gene encoding transcription termination/antitermination factor NusG, producing MSEAKWYVIHTLAGHEHKVKAIIERQIKLLHLDDKIFEIIVPEEKVMVVRGGRKIIQSKKVFPGYLFIKMVDDEEAQRLIRNTAGVTGFVGAQGKPSPLNPEEEHWIRKFIEQKEIKPELKVKKGDKVYIKSGPFMGYEGRVEEVYPEKGTVVVLLSIFGRETPTEIDHSQVEKTD from the coding sequence ATGTCTGAGGCTAAATGGTATGTGATACATACGTTAGCAGGGCATGAACATAAGGTAAAAGCAATTATAGAGAGACAGATAAAATTATTACATTTGGATGATAAAATTTTTGAGATAATTGTTCCTGAAGAGAAGGTAATGGTTGTTAGAGGTGGAAGAAAGATAATTCAGTCAAAGAAGGTTTTCCCAGGCTATTTGTTCATTAAAATGGTTGACGACGAAGAAGCTCAAAGATTGATTAGAAATACAGCGGGTGTTACTGGCTTTGTAGGAGCACAAGGAAAGCCCAGTCCTCTAAATCCGGAGGAGGAACATTGGATTAGAAAGTTTATAGAGCAAAAGGAAATAAAGCCAGAGCTTAAAGTTAAAAAAGGCGATAAAGTATATATAAAAAGTGGTCCCTTTATGGGATATGAGGGAAGAGTTGAGGAAGTGTATCCAGAAAAAGGAACTGTGGTTGTTTTACTCTCTATATTTGGGAGAGAAACTCCTACAGAGATCGATCATTCTCAAGTAGAAAAAACTGATTAA